GGAAATATGGGCGCATTACAGGCAATAGAAGTTATAAAGCATATTACCGGCGCCGGAAAATGCCTGTCAAATATGATCCTGTTTATAGACTATGCGGAAAACAATTTCAAAACCATAAAATATGAAAAAAACACGGACTGTTCCTGCAGCCGGGTTAATATACATAAGCGCGGGAGTTCAAAATGAATATATTCTTAAACGGGAAGAAAAAAAATATAAAAAAGAAAATTTTAAAAGCCGTATTAAAGAAATTAGAAATTAATACCATAGGCCAGGTCGTATCGGTAAATGACAAAGCTGTTCCCTGGAAAAATTACGGGCAAGTCTCTCTAAAAAATAATGACCGGGTGGAAATTAAAAAATTTTGGGGCGGCGGTTAAACATCCGGGGAATTCATTAAAAACCGGCAGGCGGGCGAATAATCCCTCTATTATATTTTTTTGTCTTTCAACTTATAA
This DNA window, taken from Candidatus Omnitrophota bacterium, encodes the following:
- the thiS gene encoding sulfur carrier protein ThiS; translated protein: MNIFLNGKKKNIKKKILKAVLKKLEINTIGQVVSVNDKAVPWKNYGQVSLKNNDRVEIKKFWGGG